The following proteins are encoded in a genomic region of Triticum dicoccoides isolate Atlit2015 ecotype Zavitan chromosome 1B, WEW_v2.0, whole genome shotgun sequence:
- the LOC119309390 gene encoding agglutinin isolectin 3-like, which yields MMNTRALALGAAVVLAFAAATAHAQRCGEQGSGLECPNNLCCSQYGYCGMGGDYCGNGCQNGACYTSKRCGAQAAGAVCPNNHCCSQYGHCGFGSEYCGAGCQGGPCRADIKCGSQAGGKLCPNNLCCSQWGFCGLGSEFCGVGCQSGACSTDKPCGKNAGGRACTNNYCCSQWGSCGIGPAYCGAGCQSGGCGSVFAEAIAANSTSTLLKE from the coding sequence atgaTGAACACCAGGGCTCTCGCTCTCGGCGCGGCCGTCGTCCTCGCCTTCGCGGCGGCGACCGCGCACGCCCAGAGGTGCGGCGAGCAGGGCAGCGGCTTGGAGTGCCCCAACAACCTCTGCTGCAGCCAGTACGGCTACTGCGGCATGGGCGGCGACTACTGCGGCAACGGCTGCCAGAACGGCGCCTGCTACACCAGCAAACGCTGCGGCGCCCAGGCCGCCGGCGCAGTGTGCCCCAACAACCACTGCTGCAGCCAGTACGGGCACTGCGGGTTCGGCTCTGAGTACTGTGGTGCCGGCTGCCAGGGTGGCCCCTGCCGCGCCGACATCAAGTGCGGCAGCCAGGCCGGCGGCAAGCTCTGCCCCAACAATCTCTGCTGCAGCCAGTGGGGTTTCTGCGGCCTCGGCTCCGAGTTCTGCGGCGTCGGCTGCCAGAGCGGTGCTTGCAGCACCGACAAGCCGTGCGGCAAGAACGCCGGTGGCAGGGCTTGCACAAACAACTATTGTTGCAGCCAGTGGGGATCCTGCGGTATCGGCCCGGCCTACTGCGGTGCAGGCTGCCAGAGCGGCGGCTGTGGCTCTGTATTCGCCGAGGCCATAGCCGCCAACTCCACCTCCACTCTTCTCAAAGAATGA
- the LOC119348922 gene encoding agglutinin isolectin 3 translates to MKMMSTRALALGAAAVLAFAAATAQAQRCGEQGSGMECPNNLCCSQYGYCGMGGDYCGKGCQNGACWTSKRCGSQAGGKTCPNNHCCSQYGHCGFGAEYCGAGCQGGPCRADIKCGSQAGGKLCPNNLCCSQWGYCGLGSEFCGEGCQNGACSTDKPCGKDAGGRVCTNNYCCSKWGSCGIGPGYCGAGCQSGGCDGVFAEAIATNSTLLAE, encoded by the coding sequence atgaagatgatgagcaCCAGGGCCCTCGCGCTCGGCGCGGCTGCCGTCCTCGCCTTCGCCGCGGCGACCGCTCAGGCCCAAAGGTGCGGCGAGCAGGGCAGCGGCATGGAGTGCCCCAACAACCTGTGCTGCAGCCAGTACGGCTACTGCGGGATGGGCGGCGATTACTGCGGCAAGGGCTGCCAGAACGGTGCCTGCTGGACCAGCAAGCGCTGTGGCAGCCAGGCCGGCGGCAAGACGTGCCCCAACAACCACTGCTGCAGCCAGTACGGGCACTGCGGCTTCGGCGCGGAGTACTGCGGCGCCGGCTGCCAGGGCGGCCCCTGCCGCGCCGACATCAAGTGCGGCAGCCAGGCCGGCGGCAAGCTGTGCCCGAACAACCTCTGCTGCAGCCAGTGGGGGTACTGCGGCCTCGGTTCCGAGTTCTGCGGCGAGGGCTGCCAGAATGGCGCTTGCAGCACCGACAAGCCGTGTGGCAAGGACGCCGGCGGCAGGGTTTGCACTAACAACTACTGCTGTAGCAAGTGGGGATCCTGTGGCATCGGTCCCGGCTACTGCGGTGCAGGCTGCCAGAGCGGCGGCTGCGATGGTGTCTTCGCCGAGGCCATCGCCACCAACTCCACTCTTCTCGCAGAATGA